The genomic window GATATTCTCCATTGACACAGCCACCTCATCGGAAACAGCGGCCTGCTGTTTGGAAGCTTCGGCAACCATTTCAATGGAATCGACAGTCTCCTTAACCTGGTTAATAATATGCTGGAGCGCCTCACCCGTATCATTAGAGAGCTTGCTCCCCTCCGACACCTCATTGGTAACACCCGTCATTGAAGCAACCGTTGCCGACGTATCGCCCTGGATTTCTTCCACAATTTCAGTAATCCGGACTGTGGAATCGGCCGACTTTTCGGCAAGCTTCCTGATTTCTTCAGCAACAACCTCAAAACCGCGCCCATGCTCGCCGGCTCTGTTCGCCTCAATGGCGGCATTCAAGGCAAGCAGATTTGTCTGGGCCGCGATCTCTTTAATAACTTCGACGATCTTACCAATTTGCCTGGAACGTTCACCCAGTCCCTGGACCTTTTCACTGGACTCGGAAACGGCATACTCGATCCTCGACATTCCCTCCATTGTATTTGAAACAATCTGCCCCCCCCTGGCAGCCGTTTCAGAGGTTTTTTTTGAAACTTCAAGTGATTTCTGGGAATTGGCAAATGTAGCTTGCACGGATGATGCCATCTCTTCTATGGCCGAGCCAATTTCAGCGGATTGTCTCGACTGGTTATCGACCCCCGCCGCCAGTTCTTCCGTCGAACTCGATATCTGCTCGGAGGCAGAGGCAATACTGTTTGCCGCCTCTTTAATGTCTCTGATCATTTCCTGAAGGCCATCCATAAACTTGTTAAAGGCCATAGAAGCCTGAGCAACTTCATCGCTCCCTGCCACATCGACACGGAGTGTAAGATCGCCGCCGCCTGAAGCGAGTTCCTCCATCGATTTTCGCTGCATAATAACAGGTGTCGTAATACCACTATTAATAAAATAAGCGGCTATGATGGCAAAAAGAAAGGCAAAAACGGTAATGATTATGTATCTCACAAGAGCTAAAGAAGCATTTTGACGAAATTCTTTCGCTTTGGCATAAAGGTCTGTTGAAAGTTTGTCTTCCACTTCCTTTAACAGGTTAATTTTGCCGGTAATCATCTTGAACCAGTAACCGGGAGCAATACCGAAGGAACCTGTCGCCGCTTTTTCAATAGCTACTTTCCTCATTCTAAGGACTTCACTCACATATTCACCTTGAAGCTTGCTCCGGTAATATTCTTTTTGTTCGGCAGGGGCGAACCCGAGAAATACCCGCATATAGGTGTTCTGGGCCTCGACAAGAGACATGAACTTGCTGTACATTCCGGGGTCAAAATGATCGGCGGCAAAGGTACTGCTCATAACAGCCCTTTCAATACCTGCCCTTTCCTTTCCCTGAAGGAAATTGACATAAGCGGTAATCAAGGTGGAGAGTTCGGCATTTTTGCTTATTTTACCGATAAAGCCGATGGAATCAAGGAATGCGGCATTCATATCCGTATACCAGCCAATGGCCTCCCTGGCCGATAAATCAAGTTCACTGACGAGGTTTCTTTTTTTCTCGATCACATCAAGAAAAACCATCCCCTTGTCAAATGCCTCTTTAAACTCTTTACTTAATTTGCCACCATTAAAAGTCTTCAAAAAAACTTTCAAACTTGCGATTTTTGCATCAGTCAAACTGCGCTGCACCGAAATTTCACTGACAAAGCGGGTCCCTTTGCTGCCCAGGTAGCCTGCCGTTCTTCCCCTCTCCTTCTGTGTCTCATGAACAAGGGCGCTGATCTTTACGGCAAGTTGGGAAAGAAGCTCCAGATCGTGCATATCCCTGGAAAGCTGGTATTTTTCCAGAATCCCGCTGGACGAAAAATAGAGCAACCCGGCAAGCGGAAAAAACATCATCAATGCCAGTTTGCTCCTGATTTTGAGATTGTTCAGAAAAGACATGCTCTCCTCCTTCATAAAAACAACGTTTAATAATGACTAAATTTCAGCGCTGTCCGCTTTGGCAATTACAGCCGTGTTTCGTTTCAAATAAGCGGAGAAAGCCTTCTCTCGAATGCAGTGAGAGATCTTTAAGGTTTCTCCTCACACCTCTCAGAAACCTCCGGCTCGAAATGGCAGATTTATCAGATTAATTATCCTAAATATTAATCCTTGCAAATTTCTAACGGAACAACACTGACTGGATATTAACATTACAATCCCTTCCATAAAGCCGGCACATCGAGAACAAGCACAAGCTCTCCGCTGCCGAGGATGCTGGCGCCGGAGATCCCCTCAGGAGGTGAAGCAAGCCTTTCAATAAAGTTTCCAAGCGGTTTGATGACCGTCTCCACCTTACCCATGAATTCATCAATAATAAGGCCCGCCCTGACACCCATCTGGTTCAGTATAACGGCATTCATCGTCCCCTCCCAGAGACCTGAGAATTTTTCCATACCGAACAGGTCCGACAGGCTAACGACAGGCACGGGCTGGTGCCTTAGCATGTAGATTTTTTCTCCCTTAACATATTCAAAACTTTCATCAGGGATCATTATCGTCTCATCGACGTAAGACATGGGAATGCCGAATATGTGCATTCCTTCTCTCACAAGGAATAGCTGAACAATGGCAAGCGTAAGCGGAACCCTGACGGTAATAGTCGTGCCAAGGCCCTCTTCCCAGGCCAGTCTCACATGACCGCCGATCTTTTCGATATTCGATTTGACCACATCCATACCGACACCTCTGCCTGAGACGGAATCGACGCCTGATGCCGTAGTGAAACCGGAAAAAAAGATGAGTTTTGCCGCTTCATCATCATTCATGTTTCGGGCATCTTCAGCGCTCACTATTCCTTTTTCAAGGGCCTTTTCCTTTATTTTTCCCACATCGAGCCCATTGCCGTCATCCCTGACTTCAATATAGATACTGTTATGTTCATGGTAAGCATTGAGAATGATAGTTCCCGACTTGCTCTTACCGAGCTTCAAACGTTCACCTTCACTTTCAATACCGTGACTGATACAGTTTCTAACAAGATGAACAAGAGGATCATAAAGGAACTCGATAACACTTTTATCGAGTTCCGTCTCCTCCCCTTCAGTAACGAGCTTAACGTCCTTTCCAAGGGAACGGCCCGTATCTCTCACAAGCCTGTAAAACCTGCCAAAAAGGTCTTTAACAGGAACCATCCTTATTCCCAGCACTTCATCCTGAAGCTGAGCCGCAATAGTATCGATGTAAGAAGCAATCTCCGAAAGTCCGTCATTTTTGAGTTCATTACTTATCTGGAGAAGCCTGCTCCGTCCCGCCGTCAGTTCTCCCACAAGGTTTACCATCCTGTCGAGACGGACTGTGTTTACCCGCATGGAAGCGCTGTCACGGCCTTCAGGCCCGGCAGCAGTCTCTTCACTCTGCTGCGGTATATCTTTTTCGTCCACATGAGCGGCGGCAGTCTCTTCCTTGAAATCTGCCGGGGGGCCCTCTAATAACTTTTCCAGCTTGCTCATTATGCCGGAAATATCTCCCGCTTCTTCACTTCCTGATATAAAATCTTCAAGAAGCCTGTTAGCGAGATCGAGGGAATCAAAGAAAGTATCGATTATTTCGGGAAAAAAAGGGAGGGTTCCTTCTCTTAAGCTTTCAAGAACATTTTCTATTTTGTGCGAAATATCGCCAAGGGCCGTAAGGCCAATGAAACCGGCATTGCCCTTAAGGGTATGAGCCAGGCGGAAAAGACTGTTAATAATATCCTTATCTCCGGGAGAGTTTTCAAAACTGACCAGTTCTTTAGACAGTTTTTCCAGAATTTCCTTGTTTTCGGAAACAAACTCACCATAGAGTTCACTTAGATCAGGAATATTATTATCTTCGCTCATCTCCTATCGTTCATCCTATTATTTTTTCCACGGCTCCCAACAGTTCGGGCGGCTGAAAAGGCTTGTTCAAAAAATTGCTTGCCCCCAGTTCCATCGCTGTCTGCCTGTCGGTCTCTCCTTTTTCACTGGTCAGCATAATAACAGGCGTCTTTGCAAACTCAGGATTCCCCTTTACCTCTTTCAGTACCTCCAGGCCATTCATTCTCGGCATCATGATATCAAGGATAATCAGGTCAAAGGTATCGTTTGAAACCTTCTCCATACCTTCAACACCATCATTAGCAGTAACAACTTCGTAGCCTTTATACTTTAAGGTAAAGGAAATGAATTTCTGAGTTGCCGGCGAATCTTCAATACAGAGTATCTTTTTTGCCATCTCTTCTCCTTTACTAATCCATATAAACGGGTTCTTTTTAATACCCCTTGCGGGGTATAAGTACCTTTACGAAATTATTTTCTATAAAAAATCTTAGAAAATAATTTCTATAAAGGGGCTCTTTTTTAATACCCCTTGCGGGGTATAAGTACCTTTACGAAATTATTTTCTATAAAAAATCTTAGAAAATAATTTCTAAGGTACTAAATTAAACCTTCACGTAAACAGGGCCACCCCTGTGAAATTCAAGCCTGAAAGGTATCTTTTTCACATCGATTATTTCAGCATTGCCAAGAATCAAGGCCCCCCCTTTCGGCAGAAGCTCATAAAATTTCCGGGCAATTCTCTCCTTTACTTCCTCGGGAAAATAGATAAAAACGTTTCTGCATAAAATAACATCCACTCCCCGGAAGATATCAAGGGAATCAACATGAATCAGGTTAGCATGCCGATATGTTATCATATTCTTTACTTCATCCGTAGCATGAAAATGGCTATTCTTCTCTACAAAATATTTCTTCCTGAAATTCTTCATGGGAACCCTGAAGGAATTTTCGCTAAATTCTCCTTTCCTTGCCTTTTCCAGGGCGCTGGTAGAAATATCAGTGGCCATAATGGAAAGGGACCAGTGAGAAAGTTCCTTAAAATACTCCTTTAGAAGTATTGCAAGCGTCAGCGGTTCTTCGCCGGTGGAGCAGACAGCGCTCCAGAAACGAAGCCTGTAATCATTGACGCTGTTTTTCCTTTCAATAATCCGCTTGAGGACGATGTCCCTTAAGCTATCAAGCTGTTCCTTGTGGCGGAAAAAGCTCGTTTCCTGAACCGTAATGAGATTAATGAGCTGCTGGAACTCACTTTCCGGCCCTTCATCGCTATATTTTATCTTGTAAAAATATTCCCTGTAATCGGAAATGCTGCTGACCCTCATTCTTTCCTGAATGCGGTATTCGAGATAATCAACACGATTATCCCTTATCCTTATGCCCGTTTTGTCACAGATAAAATCCCTGAAAACGGCAAAGTCTTCAGGACCGAGGCTTTCCATATTTTCTGAGTCGCCAAAATCAAAGACCATTCTTTACTCTTGAGTCAATGGAAAAGATTGCCGCTTTTTTTACGAAAAGGCTTTCATCATGGAGCATGGATTTCAATTTATGGAGACTTTCTTCATCACTGAAACGGGCCAGACCCTTAACGGCGGCTTCTCTTACTTTCCAGGATTGATCATCAAGGGCCTGCATAAAGAGTGATTTGGAAGCAGCGTCATCAACGGGGAGGAGTGTTTCGAGAAAAGTCTGCCTTACATCCTCATCATCTTCATTTTCCCATTGAATGAGATTTGCCATAATCTCTTCAGGAGAGATCGCTGCAAGCGATTTTAGTGATGCGATCCTGACAACACCCACATCATCGTGAAGGGTTTTTCTCAGGGTCTCAATAGCCCGCTTATCTTTCAATATTCCCAGCGACTGGATAGAATGATACCTCACCCAGGGATCACCGTCCTGTGCCGTTAAGAGGAGCGGCTGCACCCCTCTTATATCTTTCAGCCTGCCAAGGACAATGGCCGCCGATTTTCTCAGTGCGGGATCTTCACTTCCGAGCAGCATAACGGGAATGGACCCTACACCACTTTTCCCTTCTATCCCGGCGAGGGCAAAAACGGCTGCCTCTTTGACAGCGCTCTTATTCGCAAGAAGAAGTTCCTCCATAGCGTCCCTTGCCTCATCCACTTTCAGCAAGCCCATGATTTCCGCAATAGAGCGGCTCAATCTGTCACAGCCTCCCTTGAGCCTTAACAGGAGCCCCCTGCAATCATCAACGTCAAGCTTCATATTGACGATAGCCCTTACGGCTGATGAACGAATAATTTCCGAATGGTCTTCAAGAAAAGGATAAAGCTTCCCGGCAGAACTTCTGTCTCCCAGTTTACCAAGCAGGTTAATGGCTGCAAGCCTCATGTCTTCATCTTCATCGTCGAGAGTATTCAGGGCATACTTAAGGGCCCTGCTATCGTTGATCTCCTCCAGGGCTTGCATTGCCAGCAGTTTTGCCCTTTTTTCGGGAATATCCATAAAGTTTACAAGGGAATCGACAGATGCCGTCCCCATCTGTACGAGAGACTCCTCGGCCTTTTTGCTCACATGGTAGTCTTCATCTTCAAGCAATTTCGTCAGGGGCTTGACCGCTCTTTCCGCTTTCAGCCACCCGAGAACAACGGCGGCAGAGGCCCTCGCCTCCGCATCATCACTGCTTAAGGTTGTAATGAGTCCTCTCGTCAGGATATCCTTTTTAAAATCAAGGGGAAAAAAACCGTCATCATCAATACGAACGTTCTTCTCCTTGATTCGCACAAGGGCCTTTACTGAAGAAGAGAGGATCTCTTCATTGTCGCTTTCCAGGTTATCAATGAGAGCAGGAATAGCTTTAACGTCACCAATCTTACCAAGCGCGTCACTTGCGGGAGCAAGGAGAAAAAAATCGCTCTTCATCACTTCGAGTATCTTGTCAACGGCCCCCGCATCGCCCATATCACCAAGGGCCTCGAGGGTGGCTATCTGAATCCACATCTCTTCATCGAGACAGGGGAGGAGAAAATCAACAGCGCCACTGTCTTTTAATTTTCCAAGGGCCAGAATAATGTAATACCTGGAATCCCCCCTTGACCTTGAAAGCGCTCCCAGGAGCGGCTGCAATGCTCTCGCCTTCCCGATATCACCGAGACAATCGGCAGCGTACCTCACCGTATCGTCATCGTCATCTTCCAATGCTTTGGCAAGCGCATCTATAGCCGGCTCCCCAAGACCTGTCAGGATCTTGACGGCCGAGTTCCTCACCCTGGCGTCCCTGTCTTTCAGTATGGAAAGGAAAAGGGCAAGGCCCGACTCATCACCCACTTTTAAAATTGACTCAACGGCCATCTCTCTGACAAGCCAGTTATCATCACCAAAAGCATCGATAAGCGCTCTTAGCCCTTTATCAGATTTTACGGTGCCCAGCCGGTTTGCAGCTTCGCGCCGTACAATTTCATCCCCTCCTTTTAATTCCCCTATCAGCTTGTCTATTAATGCGTCATCCATAAGCGAGCACCTTTTATCCGCCAGCTATTTTCACCTCATGTTTCCGCTCTCTTATTATAAAGGGGCTTTGACTCTCCATGAATCTTGTTTTTTATCTCTTCAATAGAATGGGCAAGGCCTTTTATTGCACTGATATTTTCCTTTGAAATAAAGCTCATAATCTCTGTTGCCTGCTTTATCTGCACGCTGTCGCAGTCTTGTTGCTCCGTCAATCCCGACAGTTCTTCAACCATGGTAATGACACTACTAATAACCTCTGAAATATCCTTCGATGAATTACGCTGCCCGTCAATAGCAGCTTTCACTTCCTCCGTAAGACTGACCATGAGGTTTGCCGATTCATCAACCAACTTGTTTATCTTGACATGTTCATCAATCGATTTTGCCGATATTTCCAGGTTTTTAGTCTCCCGCTCAATAGCCGAATAAACTTCATCGGCCATCCTGGCCTGCTTGCCCGTTGCCGTGAGAATATCTTTCGACATCTGAACGGAAGTGCCCGACCTTTCCTGGATCTTTTTAAGTATTTCACCTGCCCTGTTGACAAGGCCAACGCCTTCCTCCACCCCCCACATACCCACTTCATTGGCCTGGACGGTGCTTTGAACCATCTCCTGGATAACATCGATCATTTGCGTTATTTCTATGGTAGAGGTTGATGTCTGGCTTGCCAGTTTCTCCATTTCATTGGCCACAACGGCAAAGGATTTTCCGTGTTCACCGGCCTGTGAAGCAATGATGGAGGCATTAAGGGCAAGCAGATTTATTCTCGTTGTCACGTTATGTATGAGTTTGACAATATTTCCAATTTCATCCGATCTGTCACCCAGTGTTTTGATAACACTTGAAGATTCGGTAACGATACTTTTCAGGTTTTCCATACTGCTGATTGTTTTCCTCACCGAATCAACGCCATGCTCCGCCTCCCTGGCCACATCTTCAGAGACCTTGTAGGATTCGAGGGCGCTCGTTTCTATATCTTTTGCAAAGGCATTAATCTCCTTTATCCCGCCGGAACTTTCCTCCGAAGAGCGGATCAGATTGCCGAAATTATCGTTAATAACCCTAACGGAAGCGTTCATCTCCTTAATATCCTGAATCGCCTTTTCAAGCGCTTTTAAAACCTCCTGATTTTGGTTGCTGATATTTCCGACAGAATCGATCATACCGATAACCGTTTTCGATGCCTTGTTTACGGAAGGCGACAAGTGTTCTATCATGGAAACGGTTTTATGTATGGAATTGCTGATCCCTTCGATTGAACCCATGGTCTCTTCCAGGGAAAATGTTTGCGCATCCGTGCCGAGGCTCAGGTTGGAAGCTTTTTCACAAAGGTCTTCAATGGCGGCCCTGCTTTCCCTTATTATGGCTAAAAGTTCTCTGCTCTGCCCTTCTTGTTCCATGAGGAGCGCTTTAGAATCAACGTCCGGCAGGGAAGAGGTTTCAGGCAATGCAATGACAGCGTAGAAAGGAAAGACTGCAAGAAGAGCAACAAGCACTGTTAAGAGAGAAGAACCGAGGAAGAACTGATTAAAAACCAGGGCATAAAAAAGGGCAATTAATATATAAAGGGAGTATGAACGGGGAATTGACAGAATTTTTTTTAGTTGCTCTAATCTCATAACCCGGAAAATATTAAGTTGATTTTACATACGAAAACAAAGCATTAGCTCATCCGGAATAATAATGAACTCCCATGCTATGGGTTTAACTCAAGGGCTTCAACGGCCTTGGCAACAAGATCCAGCGATTTAAAAGGCTTTTCAAAATAGAAGTAAGCGCCGAGTTCCAGGCTTTTTTCCTTGTTCTGCGATGACGGCAGGGCCGAAAGCATAATGATGGGAACATCTTTCACTTCTTCCGTTTCCTTAAATTTCCTGCAAACCTCGAAACCGTCCATGCCGGGCATCATAATGTCCAGAATAATAACATCGGGCCGCACCCGCTTTAATATGGCAAAAGATTCATCACCGCTTTTTGCATACTCCACCTTAAATCCTTTGGCCGTAAAAAGGAAGCCGAGCATTTTACTGAGTTTTTCATCGTCATCAATAATTAAAATAATTTTTTCCACCATACCTCCTCGATTTCGGTTTTCAGGCTCATTGATTAAAAAGTATAACAAAAAAAGGGAATTACTGAAAGTTATCACTACAGGATAGGCTTGTCAATTGACAAATTGAGAATGATGTAAATAGTAAACAAGGCGCTTACACTTAACTTCGGGCCATGGAGCGCTATATTTTACCTTAAGAGGAAAGCGTATTTTTAAACCCTTTCCCGGAAATTTACAAGACCAGGCGCATTTGTTTCAGCCAATCCAGCTATAATCACCAACGCCTTCCCTGAGAAGAGCGGGACTATCTCCCGTCAGGTCTACAATCGTTGAGGGCTCTCCCGGAAGCATTCCTGCATCGATAGTCAAATCGAGAATCTTGCCCATAAAAAGATCGATTTCACCGGGGTCGGAAATAACATCTCTCCCTGACACATTGGCGCTCGTGCTGATAATGGGATTCCCCAGTTTTTCCACGAGCATCGTCGCAATGGCATTATCAGGAATCCTGATGCCCACTGTCTTTCTTTTGGGCATGAGCATTCTCGGCACCACACTGGAAGCTTCAAGGATGAACGTATAGGGACCGGGCAAAAAACGCTTCATTATCCTGTAGGCATAATTGGATACTTTGGCGAACTTGCTGATATGAGAGAGATCGGAACAAACAAAACTCATCGGTTTATTACGGTCTCTCCCTTTGAGAAGATAAATTCTCTCAAGGGCCTTTTTGTTAAAGATATCGCAGCCGATACCGTAAATCGTATCGGTAGGGTAGGCAATAACGCCCCCCTCTTTCAGGACATCGACAACCCTGTTTATGAGCCGTTCCTGAGGATTATCAGGATTGATATGAATTAACGTAAGCCCCTCCCCTGGAAAAAATATAGTCTCAAATACCCCTAAATCCCTCTAAATCAAAGGGGGACCACTGTTCCCCCCTTTGAAAAGGGGGGTGAGGGGGGGATTTATTGCGACAAAAACTATCATCCTAAAAACAGCAGGTAGATCATTCCACCAAAGAAAAGCATTCTACACATTAAGAGTAAGCTTTTCAATACCTGCAACAGCCCTGACTGATACTAATATGGAAAAGAGTGGAAGAAAGGTGAAAAACAGTAAAAAAGCCTTTCCCCATAAACGCAAGCCCTGCCCGCCCCGCATATTCAACTCTTCTGCCCTTCCAGAACGGCTTCTACAACACTGTGCGGTGAGACGAGGTGCTTTTTGAACTTCAGTTCGCCCACATCGGCGCCCAGGGCAAGAGCCACCAGTTGAGAAAGGTTAAATACGGGCAGCCCGGTCTTCCTTTTATAAAGTTTCTCCGCTTCACCCTGATAAACATCGAGCGAGATATCACAGAGAGGACAGGGAGTAACCATGCAATCAGCGCCTTTATCTTTGGCTTCCTGAAGCCTCTTTCCACCTGCCTTGAGTGAGGCCCTTTCGTTGACAAGAAGGGTATGAAAACCGCAGCAGCGCGTTTTCCCCCTGTATTCAACAGTATGGCCGCCAAGGGCATTGATAACAAGGTCGAGAGACCGGGGGTTCCTGGGATCTTCAAAACCGAGAATTTCTCCGGGCCTTAAGGTATGACAGCCGTAAAAAGCGGCAATATTAAGCATATTGAGGGGTCTTTTAACATGATTTCTCAATTTCTGGGGACCATAGTCTTTTGCCAGCACCCAGAGAAGATGCGTCATCTCCACACCTCCCTTGTATTCCATGCCGACCTCTCTCAATACCTTATTGGTCCGCTCAAGAAGTTCGGCGTCAGACTTGAGGTCATAATTGATTTTGGCCATGGTCTGAAGGCATGTGCTGCATATGGTAAGGATATTGAGGCCCATCTCTTCGGCAATGGCAAAGATCCTTGCATTGATAACGTAACTAAGCTCCCTGTTGGCCTCATCAAGGCATCCGGCCCCACAGCATGTGGCATTATTCATAGGGACAAGTTCAATGCCCAGCATCTGCGCCACCATCCTCGTCGTGTGGTCTGCTTCCTTCGTTATCGCTTCTGCGGCACAACCGGGGTAGTAGGCATATTTCATTTTTCTACTTCCATGATCTCATAAATTTTTTCCACATCCTCTATGCCCTCGATATCCCTGAGAATAGGAAAAGGAACCTTTCCCTTCATCTGCATCCTGAGCGCCATCGGTATCATGCCGAAAGATCTGAGCACACCTACCGTTTTGAGAGGCATCGTCGTTTCATTAAGTTTGCCATGGCTTTTAATATCGGACTGAAAGGCCATAATATGCCGCACCCCTTTA from Deltaproteobacteria bacterium includes these protein-coding regions:
- a CDS encoding methyl-accepting chemotaxis protein, yielding MSFLNNLKIRSKLALMMFFPLAGLLYFSSSGILEKYQLSRDMHDLELLSQLAVKISALVHETQKERGRTAGYLGSKGTRFVSEISVQRSLTDAKIASLKVFLKTFNGGKLSKEFKEAFDKGMVFLDVIEKKRNLVSELDLSAREAIGWYTDMNAAFLDSIGFIGKISKNAELSTLITAYVNFLQGKERAGIERAVMSSTFAADHFDPGMYSKFMSLVEAQNTYMRVFLGFAPAEQKEYYRSKLQGEYVSEVLRMRKVAIEKAATGSFGIAPGYWFKMITGKINLLKEVEDKLSTDLYAKAKEFRQNASLALVRYIIITVFAFLFAIIAAYFINSGITTPVIMQRKSMEELASGGGDLTLRVDVAGSDEVAQASMAFNKFMDGLQEMIRDIKEAANSIASASEQISSSTEELAAGVDNQSRQSAEIGSAIEEMASSVQATFANSQKSLEVSKKTSETAARGGQIVSNTMEGMSRIEYAVSESSEKVQGLGERSRQIGKIVEVIKEIAAQTNLLALNAAIEANRAGEHGRGFEVVAEEIRKLAEKSADSTVRITEIVEEIQGDTSATVASMTGVTNEVSEGSKLSNDTGEALQHIINQVKETVDSIEMVAEASKQQAAVSDEVAVSMENIATIIKETAASSEEIAQTSQELARLGDNLRRLTERFKI
- a CDS encoding chemotaxis protein CheA, producing the protein MSEDNNIPDLSELYGEFVSENKEILEKLSKELVSFENSPGDKDIINSLFRLAHTLKGNAGFIGLTALGDISHKIENVLESLREGTLPFFPEIIDTFFDSLDLANRLLEDFISGSEEAGDISGIMSKLEKLLEGPPADFKEETAAAHVDEKDIPQQSEETAAGPEGRDSASMRVNTVRLDRMVNLVGELTAGRSRLLQISNELKNDGLSEIASYIDTIAAQLQDEVLGIRMVPVKDLFGRFYRLVRDTGRSLGKDVKLVTEGEETELDKSVIEFLYDPLVHLVRNCISHGIESEGERLKLGKSKSGTIILNAYHEHNSIYIEVRDDGNGLDVGKIKEKALEKGIVSAEDARNMNDDEAAKLIFFSGFTTASGVDSVSGRGVGMDVVKSNIEKIGGHVRLAWEEGLGTTITVRVPLTLAIVQLFLVREGMHIFGIPMSYVDETIMIPDESFEYVKGEKIYMLRHQPVPVVSLSDLFGMEKFSGLWEGTMNAVILNQMGVRAGLIIDEFMGKVETVIKPLGNFIERLASPPEGISGASILGSGELVLVLDVPALWKGL
- a CDS encoding response regulator; translated protein: MAKKILCIEDSPATQKFISFTLKYKGYEVVTANDGVEGMEKVSNDTFDLIILDIMMPRMNGLEVLKEVKGNPEFAKTPVIMLTSEKGETDRQTAMELGASNFLNKPFQPPELLGAVEKIIG
- a CDS encoding protein-glutamate O-methyltransferase CheR, which produces MVFDFGDSENMESLGPEDFAVFRDFICDKTGIRIRDNRVDYLEYRIQERMRVSSISDYREYFYKIKYSDEGPESEFQQLINLITVQETSFFRHKEQLDSLRDIVLKRIIERKNSVNDYRLRFWSAVCSTGEEPLTLAILLKEYFKELSHWSLSIMATDISTSALEKARKGEFSENSFRVPMKNFRKKYFVEKNSHFHATDEVKNMITYRHANLIHVDSLDIFRGVDVILCRNVFIYFPEEVKERIARKFYELLPKGGALILGNAEIIDVKKIPFRLEFHRGGPVYVKV
- a CDS encoding HEAT repeat domain-containing protein, with amino-acid sequence MDDALIDKLIGELKGGDEIVRREAANRLGTVKSDKGLRALIDAFGDDNWLVREMAVESILKVGDESGLALFLSILKDRDARVRNSAVKILTGLGEPAIDALAKALEDDDDDTVRYAADCLGDIGKARALQPLLGALSRSRGDSRYYIILALGKLKDSGAVDFLLPCLDEEMWIQIATLEALGDMGDAGAVDKILEVMKSDFFLLAPASDALGKIGDVKAIPALIDNLESDNEEILSSSVKALVRIKEKNVRIDDDGFFPLDFKKDILTRGLITTLSSDDAEARASAAVVLGWLKAERAVKPLTKLLEDEDYHVSKKAEESLVQMGTASVDSLVNFMDIPEKRAKLLAMQALEEINDSRALKYALNTLDDEDEDMRLAAINLLGKLGDRSSAGKLYPFLEDHSEIIRSSAVRAIVNMKLDVDDCRGLLLRLKGGCDRLSRSIAEIMGLLKVDEARDAMEELLLANKSAVKEAAVFALAGIEGKSGVGSIPVMLLGSEDPALRKSAAIVLGRLKDIRGVQPLLLTAQDGDPWVRYHSIQSLGILKDKRAIETLRKTLHDDVGVVRIASLKSLAAISPEEIMANLIQWENEDDEDVRQTFLETLLPVDDAASKSLFMQALDDQSWKVREAAVKGLARFSDEESLHKLKSMLHDESLFVKKAAIFSIDSRVKNGL
- a CDS encoding methyl-accepting chemotaxis protein — translated: MRLEQLKKILSIPRSYSLYILIALFYALVFNQFFLGSSLLTVLVALLAVFPFYAVIALPETSSLPDVDSKALLMEQEGQSRELLAIIRESRAAIEDLCEKASNLSLGTDAQTFSLEETMGSIEGISNSIHKTVSMIEHLSPSVNKASKTVIGMIDSVGNISNQNQEVLKALEKAIQDIKEMNASVRVINDNFGNLIRSSEESSGGIKEINAFAKDIETSALESYKVSEDVAREAEHGVDSVRKTISSMENLKSIVTESSSVIKTLGDRSDEIGNIVKLIHNVTTRINLLALNASIIASQAGEHGKSFAVVANEMEKLASQTSTSTIEITQMIDVIQEMVQSTVQANEVGMWGVEEGVGLVNRAGEILKKIQERSGTSVQMSKDILTATGKQARMADEVYSAIERETKNLEISAKSIDEHVKINKLVDESANLMVSLTEEVKAAIDGQRNSSKDISEVISSVITMVEELSGLTEQQDCDSVQIKQATEIMSFISKENISAIKGLAHSIEEIKNKIHGESKPLYNKRAET
- a CDS encoding response regulator, whose translation is MVEKIILIIDDDEKLSKMLGFLFTAKGFKVEYAKSGDESFAILKRVRPDVIILDIMMPGMDGFEVCRKFKETEEVKDVPIIMLSALPSSQNKEKSLELGAYFYFEKPFKSLDLVAKAVEALELNP
- a CDS encoding L-threonylcarbamoyladenylate synthase; amino-acid sequence: MFFPGEGLTLIHINPDNPQERLINRVVDVLKEGGVIAYPTDTIYGIGCDIFNKKALERIYLLKGRDRNKPMSFVCSDLSHISKFAKVSNYAYRIMKRFLPGPYTFILEASSVVPRMLMPKRKTVGIRIPDNAIATMLVEKLGNPIISTSANVSGRDVISDPGEIDLFMGKILDLTIDAGMLPGEPSTIVDLTGDSPALLREGVGDYSWIG
- a CDS encoding CoB--CoM heterodisulfide reductase iron-sulfur subunit B family protein, whose product is MKYAYYPGCAAEAITKEADHTTRMVAQMLGIELVPMNNATCCGAGCLDEANRELSYVINARIFAIAEEMGLNILTICSTCLQTMAKINYDLKSDAELLERTNKVLREVGMEYKGGVEMTHLLWVLAKDYGPQKLRNHVKRPLNMLNIAAFYGCHTLRPGEILGFEDPRNPRSLDLVINALGGHTVEYRGKTRCCGFHTLLVNERASLKAGGKRLQEAKDKGADCMVTPCPLCDISLDVYQGEAEKLYKRKTGLPVFNLSQLVALALGADVGELKFKKHLVSPHSVVEAVLEGQKS